In a single window of the Nodularia spumigena CCY9414 genome:
- a CDS encoding IS607 family transposase: MFKPHEFAEKIGVSVKTLQRWDNSGKLPAKRTPSGHRFYTENDLLIIQGLKPTEQHRKNIVYCRVSSNGQKPELRNQITAMETFCLNRGLAVDEWVSEIGGGLNFKRKKFLSIMMSMLQGEIAIIVIAHKDRMCRFAYEGLPHTTCKSITISRTADSWFIAFAYEQEHEPTLKKYEVVGVDIGVKELATLSTGVVFPNPKHYKTNLRKLKRLSRKLARKIKGSNNRYKAKITLARHHAKIANLRKNTLHKITTYLCKNHAKIVVENLNVSGMLSNHKLAQVIADCGFYEFKRQLEYKAKKFGCEIIIADRWFPSTKTCSNCGHIQDMPLSERVYNCQNCGHSMDRDLNAAIVLSRLAKP; the protein is encoded by the coding sequence ATGTTTAAACCACATGAATTTGCCGAGAAAATTGGAGTTTCTGTTAAAACACTACAAAGATGGGACAATTCTGGAAAATTACCAGCAAAAAGAACACCATCGGGGCATCGGTTTTATACAGAGAACGACTTATTGATTATTCAGGGATTAAAACCCACAGAGCAACATCGTAAAAATATCGTTTATTGTCGCGTTTCTTCTAATGGACAGAAACCGGAATTGAGGAATCAAATCACCGCTATGGAAACATTTTGTTTAAATAGGGGTTTAGCTGTTGACGAATGGGTATCGGAAATTGGCGGAGGCTTGAACTTTAAAAGAAAGAAGTTCTTATCAATTATGATGTCTATGCTTCAAGGCGAAATCGCAATTATTGTCATAGCTCATAAGGATAGAATGTGTCGTTTTGCTTACGAAGGTTTACCGCATACCACTTGTAAATCAATCACTATATCTCGTACTGCTGACAGTTGGTTTATCGCCTTTGCTTATGAACAAGAGCATGAACCAACCCTTAAAAAGTATGAAGTTGTAGGTGTGGATATTGGGGTAAAAGAATTAGCTACTCTTTCTACAGGTGTAGTATTTCCTAACCCCAAACACTACAAAACTAACCTGAGAAAACTTAAAAGACTTTCTAGGAAACTCGCCAGAAAGATCAAGGGTTCCAACAATAGGTATAAAGCTAAAATTACATTAGCTAGACACCATGCCAAGATAGCTAACTTGAGAAAGAATACCCTTCACAAAATCACTACTTACTTATGCAAAAACCACGCAAAGATAGTCGTAGAGAATTTGAATGTTTCAGGGATGCTATCTAATCATAAATTAGCTCAAGTAATTGCTGATTGCGGATTTTATGAATTCAAGCGTCAGCTAGAATACAAAGCTAAGAAGTTTGGTTGTGAAATAATCATTGCTGACCGTTGGTTTCCATCGACCAAAACCTGTTCCAATTGTGGACATATTCAAGATATGCCACTTTCAGAAAGAGTTTACAATTGCCAAAATTGTGGGCATTCAATGGACAGAGATTTAAACGCAGCAATAGTTTTATCGAGGTTGGCTAAACCTTGA
- a CDS encoding tectonin domain-containing protein, which translates to MSNATLDNEGPGGNTAVHINGSDNSFVSFGTQIGQFGTSDFTLAFWLQTKESYRYFDIAGNRAAGSHGNFFCIRMTGKHESRPGGIIASEVDQDQNGTNYIGVESKTAGFNDGKWHHLAVVRQGKSLKLYIDGVILGNATGNGVANIANGQAFKLGRSLVGVDNKFAPDARYSGLRVYDTALNDSEISSLFSTATATKLPTNSKIKLKSWKGDYLHRPDTAQGVTTWNTGIGNEWIVESIGDNKIKLKSWKGDYLHRPDTAQGVTTWNTGIGNEWIVESIGDNKIKLKSWKGDYLHRPDTAQGVTTWNTGIGNEWIVELISTVEQTVVNTKNILVGIGMNNQLFTRKTLTSNWEYIPNSGSVLGITVMADGTIVGIGMNNQLFTRKTLTSNWEHIPNSGSVLGITVMADGTIVGIGMNNQLYTRKTLTSNWQHIPNSGSVLGITVMADGTIVGIGMNNQLFTRKTLTSNWEYIPNSGSVLGITVMADGTIVGIGMNNQLFTRKTLTSNWEYIPNSGSVLGVASAQESSTVTNPPAPKSTVVNTKNILVGIGMNNQLFTRKTLTSNWEYIPNSGSVLGITVMADGTIVGIGMNNQLFTRKTLTSNWEHIPNSGSVLGITVMADGTIVGIGMNNQLFTRKTLTSNWEYIPNSGSVLGITVMADGTIVGIGMNNQLFTRKTLTSNWEYIPNSGSVLGITVMADGTIVGIGMNNQLFTRKTLTSNWEYIPNSGSVLGVASAQESSTVTNPPAPKSLNGQIVINADEWTLSDQGIKAAPDGATFALNVAKYFVGDNKGKFHVLSNNFGLTGASLANTMANAGHTWTKGINITVNLTTLQQYDGIFIGGDPVDNQVLIEYVKNGGKVYLCAGTGQGGAQVEANNWNTFLAAFGLQYQGIYNGISANVPVNNPNHPLFTGVKTLYQNNGNSITDLQPNSPLNHIILAHSSGQGLIATAEFIKPSAESVAEVTPEPSAESVAEVTPEPSAESVAEVTPEPSAESVAEVTPEPSAESVAEVTPEPSAESVAEVTPEPSPESVAETLVSDAEEFTITVTKDVTISRLVYKGEVKRTQADEYIEISNLGNSTADISGWKITSAGSAKQVFTFPQGTILEGGKNFRVYTNQEHSETGGFSFGSKTAIWNDAGDEAKLFDAEGSNVSTLAYGKNTIGGIKKELKVPQLQFIATHAAINKQMSLGGKVTFTQALSSAIKSFIEDDSDVNSPLAQILNQPHAFGFADGVTQAIAGEKVRSLLNEGGVLSLYPTAENTAPANGETVDKYWIFALSLGLMGETTFWAIVPRSGEQVLG; encoded by the coding sequence TTGTCAAATGCAACCTTGGACAATGAAGGACCAGGGGGGAACACAGCAGTACACATTAACGGTTCAGACAATTCATTTGTTTCCTTTGGTACCCAAATCGGTCAATTTGGTACCAGCGATTTTACCCTAGCTTTTTGGTTGCAAACAAAAGAGTCCTATCGTTACTTTGACATAGCTGGAAACCGTGCCGCAGGGTCTCATGGCAACTTTTTCTGCATTCGCATGACCGGCAAACACGAATCTAGACCTGGTGGTATCATTGCATCTGAAGTAGATCAAGATCAGAATGGTACTAACTATATAGGTGTAGAAAGTAAAACAGCCGGATTCAATGATGGAAAATGGCATCACCTAGCAGTAGTACGCCAAGGGAAATCCCTGAAATTATATATTGACGGCGTAATCTTAGGAAATGCCACTGGAAATGGGGTAGCCAATATTGCGAATGGTCAAGCCTTTAAGCTAGGTCGCTCTCTTGTAGGGGTTGACAACAAATTCGCCCCCGATGCTCGTTATAGCGGACTGCGTGTTTACGACACAGCCTTGAATGACAGTGAGATATCCAGTTTATTTTCCACCGCCACCGCCACTAAACTACCAACAAATAGTAAAATCAAACTCAAGTCGTGGAAAGGAGATTATTTACATCGTCCTGACACAGCACAAGGTGTAACAACCTGGAATACTGGTATTGGTAATGAGTGGATAGTTGAATCAATCGGTGACAACAAAATCAAACTCAAGTCGTGGAAAGGAGATTATTTACATCGTCCTGACACAGCACAAGGTGTAACAACCTGGAATACTGGTATTGGTAATGAGTGGATAGTTGAATCAATAGGTGACAACAAAATCAAACTCAAGTCGTGGAAAGGAGATTATTTACATCGTCCTGACACAGCACAAGGTGTAACAACCTGGAATACTGGTATTGGTAACGAGTGGATAGTTGAATTGATTTCTACAGTTGAGCAAACAGTGGTAAACACTAAGAATATCCTAGTGGGTATTGGCATGAACAATCAACTATTTACTAGAAAAACCCTCACCAGTAATTGGGAGTATATCCCCAACAGTGGTTCGGTTTTAGGTATTACCGTCATGGCAGATGGTACCATTGTTGGTATTGGCATGAACAATCAACTATTTACTAGAAAAACCCTCACCAGTAATTGGGAGCATATCCCCAACAGTGGTTCGGTTTTAGGTATTACCGTCATGGCAGATGGTACCATTGTTGGTATTGGCATGAACAATCAACTATATACTAGAAAAACCCTCACCAGTAATTGGCAACATATCCCCAACAGTGGTTCAGTTTTAGGTATTACCGTCATGGCAGACGGTACCATTGTTGGTATTGGCATGAACAATCAACTATTTACTAGAAAAACCCTCACCAGTAATTGGGAGTATATCCCCAACAGTGGTTCGGTTTTAGGTATTACCGTCATGGCAGACGGTACCATTGTTGGTATTGGCATGAACAATCAACTATTTACTAGAAAAACCCTCACCAGTAATTGGGAGTATATCCCCAACAGTGGTTCGGTTTTAGGTGTTGCATCTGCTCAGGAATCTTCGACAGTAACCAACCCTCCCGCGCCCAAGTCAACAGTGGTAAACACTAAGAATATCCTAGTGGGTATTGGCATGAACAATCAACTATTTACTAGAAAAACCCTCACCAGTAATTGGGAGTATATCCCCAACAGTGGTTCGGTTTTAGGTATTACCGTCATGGCAGATGGTACCATTGTTGGTATTGGCATGAACAATCAACTATTTACTAGAAAAACCCTCACCAGTAATTGGGAGCATATCCCCAACAGTGGTTCGGTTTTAGGTATTACCGTCATGGCAGACGGTACCATTGTTGGTATTGGCATGAACAATCAACTATTTACTAGAAAAACCCTCACCAGTAATTGGGAGTATATCCCCAACAGTGGTTCAGTTTTAGGTATTACCGTCATGGCAGATGGTACCATTGTTGGTATTGGCATGAACAATCAACTATTTACTAGAAAAACCCTCACCAGTAATTGGGAGTATATCCCCAACAGTGGTTCGGTTTTAGGTATTACCGTCATGGCAGATGGTACCATTGTTGGTATTGGCATGAACAATCAACTATTTACTAGAAAAACCCTCACCAGTAATTGGGAGTATATCCCCAACAGTGGTTCGGTTTTAGGTGTTGCATCTGCTCAGGAATCTTCGACAGTAACCAACCCTCCCGCGCCCAAGTCATTGAATGGTCAAATTGTCATTAATGCAGACGAATGGACTTTAAGTGATCAAGGAATCAAAGCCGCTCCAGATGGGGCCACCTTTGCTCTCAATGTTGCTAAATACTTTGTAGGGGATAATAAAGGCAAATTTCATGTACTTTCCAACAATTTCGGTTTAACTGGAGCGTCCCTGGCTAACACTATGGCTAATGCTGGTCATACTTGGACTAAGGGGATAAATATCACGGTTAACTTAACAACTTTGCAACAATATGACGGGATTTTTATCGGTGGTGATCCTGTAGATAACCAAGTTTTAATTGAATATGTGAAGAATGGTGGTAAGGTTTACCTCTGTGCGGGTACTGGTCAAGGAGGAGCGCAGGTAGAGGCTAATAATTGGAATACTTTCCTAGCTGCTTTTGGTCTGCAATATCAAGGAATATACAACGGTATTAGCGCTAATGTGCCTGTTAATAACCCAAATCATCCTCTATTTACCGGAGTCAAAACCCTGTACCAGAATAATGGTAACTCCATTACTGATTTACAACCTAATTCACCACTTAATCATATCATCCTCGCTCATAGTAGTGGACAAGGGTTGATTGCTACTGCTGAATTTATTAAACCATCAGCAGAATCGGTAGCAGAAGTTACACCAGAACCATCAGCAGAATCGGTAGCAGAAGTTACACCAGAACCATCAGCAGAATCGGTAGCAGAAGTTACACCAGAACCATCAGCAGAATCGGTAGCAGAAGTTACACCAGAACCATCAGCAGAATCGGTAGCAGAAGTTACACCAGAACCATCAGCAGAATCGGTAGCAGAAGTTACACCAGAACCATCACCAGAATCGGTAGCAGAAACTTTAGTTAGTGACGCAGAAGAATTTACCATTACCGTGACTAAAGATGTCACTATTTCTAGACTGGTTTATAAAGGTGAAGTCAAACGCACTCAAGCTGATGAGTATATAGAGATTAGCAACCTGGGTAACAGTACAGCTGATATCTCTGGGTGGAAAATCACCTCGGCGGGTAGTGCTAAACAAGTATTCACTTTCCCTCAAGGAACTATTTTAGAAGGTGGTAAGAATTTCCGGGTTTATACAAATCAAGAACATTCGGAAACTGGTGGTTTTTCTTTTGGTAGTAAAACTGCTATTTGGAATGATGCTGGGGATGAAGCTAAACTCTTTGATGCAGAGGGAAGCAATGTTTCTACTTTGGCCTATGGAAAAAACACCATTGGAGGTATCAAAAAAGAATTAAAAGTTCCCCAGTTGCAGTTTATTGCTACTCATGCTGCAATTAACAAACAAATGTCTTTAGGTGGAAAGGTAACATTTACTCAAGCTTTATCCTCAGCGATTAAGAGTTTTATTGAGGATGACAGTGATGTTAACAGTCCTTTAGCACAGATTCTTAATCAACCTCATGCTTTTGGATTTGCTGATGGTGTTACTCAAGCAATAGCTGGGGAAAAAGTCCGTTCTCTTCTGAATGAAGGCGGAGTCTTGAGTTTATATCCTACTGCTGAAAATACTGCCCCAGCAAATGGAGAAACTGTAGACAAATATTGGATTTTTGCTCTATCACTAGGGCTGATGGGTGAAACCACCTTCTGGGCTATTGTACCCCGTTCTGGTGAGCAAGTCCTAGGTTGA
- a CDS encoding ABC-F family ATP-binding cassette domain-containing protein produces MLRLEHISKIYPTGEVLKDINWEVKPGERIGLVGVNGAGKSTQLKIITGEIEPTAGEIIRPNSLHIAYLNQEFEVDPGRTVREEFWIVFEEANKVQMSLAQVQRDMETATPEELDKLIDKLDRLQRQFEALDGYNLDARIGKILPEMGFDSEDGDRLVSAFSGGWQMRMSLGKILLQKPDLLLLDEPTNHLDLETIEWLENYLKNLNTPMVIVSHDREFLDRLCTHIVETERGVSTTYLGNYSAYLEQKAENQLAQLSAYERQQKELEKQQTFVDRFRASATRSTQAKSREKQLEKIERIEAPVAGVKTLHFRFPPAPRSGREVVEIKDLTHVYDDKILFLATNLLIERGDRIAFLGPNGAGKSTLLRVIMGMEPPTEGIAKLGDHNVLPGYFEQNQAEALDLKKTVMETIHDEVPDWTNEEVRRLLGRFLFTGETAFKSVGALSGGEKARLALAKMLLRPANLLILDEPTNHLDIPAKEMLEESLQNYDGTAIVVSHDRYFISQVANKIVEIRDGEFRVYLGDYHYYLDKIAEEKEQAKLAAIAAEKAAKKAAKATKSSGKGK; encoded by the coding sequence ATGCTGCGACTAGAACATATCAGTAAAATTTATCCCACAGGCGAGGTTCTCAAAGATATCAACTGGGAAGTCAAACCAGGGGAGCGCATTGGCTTAGTCGGTGTCAACGGTGCGGGAAAATCCACCCAGCTAAAAATTATCACCGGGGAAATTGAACCCACCGCCGGCGAAATCATTCGTCCCAACAGTTTGCACATAGCATACCTCAACCAAGAGTTTGAAGTAGATCCGGGCCGCACAGTTAGAGAAGAATTTTGGATCGTCTTTGAAGAAGCCAACAAAGTACAAATGTCCCTGGCGCAAGTACAGCGCGATATGGAAACGGCTACCCCAGAAGAACTGGATAAACTGATTGATAAACTAGATCGCTTACAGCGTCAATTTGAGGCCCTTGATGGCTATAACTTAGACGCACGCATCGGGAAAATCTTACCAGAAATGGGGTTTGATTCCGAAGATGGCGATCGCCTCGTCAGTGCTTTCTCCGGTGGTTGGCAAATGCGGATGAGTTTAGGTAAAATCCTTCTGCAAAAACCCGACTTATTACTACTGGACGAACCGACTAACCATTTAGACTTAGAAACCATTGAGTGGCTAGAGAATTACCTCAAAAACCTGAATACTCCAATGGTGATAGTTTCCCATGACCGGGAATTTCTTGACCGCCTCTGCACCCACATCGTGGAAACTGAACGTGGTGTTTCTACTACCTACTTAGGTAACTATTCAGCATACTTAGAACAAAAAGCTGAAAATCAACTAGCACAATTGAGCGCCTACGAACGCCAGCAGAAAGAACTAGAGAAACAGCAAACATTTGTTGACCGATTTCGCGCCAGTGCGACTCGCAGCACCCAGGCGAAAAGCCGGGAAAAACAACTAGAAAAAATCGAGCGCATTGAAGCACCTGTGGCGGGTGTGAAAACCCTGCACTTCCGCTTTCCGCCAGCACCCCGCAGTGGACGAGAAGTAGTAGAAATTAAAGATTTAACTCATGTCTATGATGATAAAATCTTATTCTTAGCCACAAATTTATTAATTGAAAGAGGCGATCGCATTGCCTTTCTCGGTCCCAACGGTGCGGGAAAATCTACCCTGTTACGGGTAATCATGGGTATGGAACCACCCACAGAAGGAATTGCCAAATTAGGCGATCATAATGTACTTCCCGGCTACTTTGAGCAAAATCAAGCCGAAGCTTTAGATTTAAAGAAAACAGTCATGGAAACCATCCATGATGAAGTCCCCGACTGGACAAACGAAGAAGTCCGCAGACTTTTGGGACGGTTTTTGTTCACAGGAGAGACAGCATTTAAATCAGTCGGTGCATTAAGTGGAGGCGAAAAAGCGCGTTTAGCATTAGCGAAAATGCTGTTACGTCCAGCCAATCTGCTGATTTTAGATGAGCCGACAAACCACTTAGATATTCCAGCCAAAGAAATGTTGGAAGAATCGTTACAGAACTATGATGGCACTGCCATTGTAGTTTCCCACGACCGTTATTTTATCTCCCAAGTAGCTAACAAAATCGTCGAAATCCGCGACGGTGAATTTCGTGTCTACTTAGGAGACTATCATTACTACCTGGATAAAATTGCCGAAGAAAAGGAACAAGCTAAATTAGCTGCAATAGCTGCCGAAAAAGCTGCGAAAAAAGCTGCTAAAGCTACCAAATCTTCTGGAAAAGGCAAATGA
- a CDS encoding HAD family hydrolase, with the protein MYNNPNFSVGNPPTLQPLSEASLSNIRLIATDMDGTLTQRGKFSATVLQALEDLAAGGIKVLIVTGRSAGWISGLSQLMPVVGAIAENGGLFYPSGYDQPVTLTPIPDLEAHRQSLGVAFAELKTKFPQIQESADNRFRVTDWTFDVAALTLSELQILSNLCQEMGWGFTYSNVQCHIKPQGQDKAVGLLQVLREYLPEFSSEQVLTVGDSPNDESLFDQQHFSVSVGVANVLKYANQLEHQPTYMTKAAEGEGFCELCSYILPRGEI; encoded by the coding sequence ATGTACAATAACCCAAACTTCTCTGTGGGAAATCCGCCAACTCTGCAACCACTGTCTGAGGCTTCATTAAGCAATATTCGCCTAATTGCCACAGATATGGATGGTACGCTCACTCAAAGAGGGAAATTTTCGGCGACAGTGCTGCAAGCTTTAGAAGATTTAGCTGCTGGTGGAATCAAAGTATTAATTGTCACTGGGCGTTCGGCTGGCTGGATAAGTGGATTGAGTCAGTTGATGCCTGTTGTTGGTGCGATCGCCGAAAACGGTGGTCTGTTCTATCCATCTGGGTATGATCAACCAGTAACTTTAACACCCATTCCTGACTTAGAAGCCCACCGACAGAGTTTAGGTGTGGCTTTTGCCGAATTAAAAACCAAATTTCCCCAAATCCAAGAATCAGCCGACAATCGTTTTCGTGTCACCGATTGGACATTTGATGTAGCGGCTTTAACTCTAAGTGAATTACAAATATTGAGTAATCTTTGTCAAGAAATGGGTTGGGGATTTACTTATAGTAACGTGCAGTGTCACATTAAACCCCAAGGGCAAGATAAAGCTGTAGGATTATTGCAAGTATTGCGAGAATACTTACCGGAATTTTCATCAGAACAAGTGCTGACTGTTGGTGATAGTCCCAATGATGAAAGTTTATTTGATCAACAGCATTTCTCTGTCTCTGTCGGTGTGGCGAATGTACTCAAATATGCAAATCAGTTGGAACATCAACCGACTTACATGACTAAGGCTGCTGAAGGTGAAGGATTTTGCGAGTTATGTAGTTATATTTTGCCAAGGGGGGAAATATAG
- the gpmI gene encoding 2,3-bisphosphoglycerate-independent phosphoglycerate mutase translates to MTKAPVAPVVLVILDGWGYCEQKRGNAIVAAKTPIVESLWTAYPHTLISTSGKAVGLPEGQMGNSEVGHLNIGAGRVVPQELVRISDAVEDGSILKNPALVKICQEVRSGNGKLHLVGLCSEGGVHSHLTHLFGLLDLAKEQEISQVCIHAITDGRDTAPTEGIKAIKLLQGQIDQKGIGRIVTLSGRYYAMDRDHRWDRVKRAYDVMTQDTAVDGRQAGEILEASYAEGVKDEFINPVRIAPGAIEPGDGVIFFNFRPDRARQLTQAFVSPQFTGFERKQIQPLSFATFTQYDSELPVDVAFEAQNLSNILGEVIANNGLQQFRTAETEKYAHVTYFFNGGLEEPLAGEDRELVSSPMVATYDKAPTMSAEAVTDVAIAAIKKGVYTLVVINYANPDMVGHTGQIEATVTAIETVDHCLGRLLTSISKAGGTAMITADHGNAEYMLDEEGNPWTAHTTNPVPFILVEGEAIKIPGHGTNVELRSDGKLADIAPTILEILQLPQPSEMTGRSLLTPAGYEVERTRTPVEAGM, encoded by the coding sequence ATGACCAAAGCACCTGTTGCGCCTGTGGTGCTAGTCATTTTAGACGGGTGGGGCTACTGCGAACAGAAGCGAGGAAACGCAATTGTCGCTGCTAAAACTCCCATAGTGGAAAGCTTATGGACAGCTTACCCGCACACCCTCATTAGCACATCAGGAAAAGCCGTAGGGTTGCCAGAAGGTCAGATGGGCAACTCGGAAGTGGGTCATTTGAACATTGGCGCTGGGCGAGTAGTACCTCAAGAATTGGTACGCATCTCGGATGCCGTGGAAGATGGTTCTATTCTCAAAAACCCCGCACTTGTCAAAATTTGCCAGGAAGTTCGCTCTGGGAATGGCAAGCTGCATCTGGTGGGACTTTGTTCGGAGGGAGGGGTACACTCTCATCTCACCCATCTCTTCGGACTACTTGACTTAGCCAAGGAACAGGAAATTTCACAAGTGTGTATCCACGCCATCACTGATGGTCGTGATACTGCCCCCACTGAGGGTATAAAAGCAATCAAGCTATTGCAGGGTCAGATAGACCAGAAAGGCATTGGGCGCATTGTCACCCTGAGCGGTCGTTATTACGCGATGGATCGAGATCACCGTTGGGATCGGGTAAAACGTGCCTATGACGTGATGACACAAGATACTGCGGTTGATGGTCGTCAGGCGGGGGAAATCTTAGAAGCATCTTATGCTGAAGGTGTGAAGGATGAGTTTATCAATCCAGTCCGCATTGCCCCTGGCGCGATAGAACCAGGGGACGGTGTGATATTCTTTAACTTCCGCCCAGACCGCGCGAGACAGTTGACTCAAGCTTTTGTCAGCCCTCAATTTACAGGCTTTGAAAGAAAGCAAATTCAGCCGTTATCCTTTGCTACCTTTACTCAATACGATTCAGAACTACCAGTAGATGTAGCTTTTGAAGCCCAAAATTTGAGTAATATTTTAGGTGAAGTAATTGCCAATAATGGTTTGCAGCAATTCCGCACGGCTGAAACGGAGAAATACGCCCATGTCACTTATTTCTTTAATGGGGGACTAGAGGAACCTTTGGCTGGGGAAGACCGAGAACTCGTAAGTAGTCCAATGGTAGCAACTTACGACAAAGCCCCTACAATGTCAGCAGAAGCAGTTACAGATGTGGCGATCGCAGCGATCAAAAAGGGTGTGTATACTTTAGTAGTGATTAACTATGCTAACCCAGACATGGTAGGGCATACTGGTCAAATAGAAGCCACAGTGACAGCTATTGAAACAGTAGATCACTGTTTGGGTCGCTTACTCACCAGCATTAGCAAAGCCGGAGGTACAGCCATGATTACTGCTGACCACGGTAACGCTGAGTATATGCTAGATGAAGAAGGTAATCCCTGGACAGCTCACACGACTAATCCCGTCCCCTTCATTTTAGTGGAAGGAGAGGCGATAAAAATCCCTGGACATGGTACAAATGTGGAACTACGCAGCGATGGCAAGTTAGCCGACATTGCACCCACCATACTAGAGATTTTACAGCTGCCGCAACCGTCAGAAATGACAGGGCGATCGCTATTGACACCAGCCGGATATGAAGTGGAACGCACTCGGACTCCCGTGGAAGCTGGTATGTAA
- a CDS encoding DUF4149 domain-containing protein, whose product MNTISTVEFKRPTWQTAIMLALGFWLSASLVLDWVIMPSLYLSGMMSQTDFTTAGYVIFWNFNRLELLSAAVVLTGVLALSKTKSSWNPQVILFAVMLLAITLLDTFFLTPQMCAVGTHLNLFEIASAIPAPMNLLHGSYFVLEAVKLLAGGTLLSWCWRQQV is encoded by the coding sequence ATGAATACTATTTCTACAGTTGAATTCAAGCGGCCAACTTGGCAAACAGCGATTATGTTGGCTTTGGGCTTTTGGTTGAGTGCTAGCCTAGTTTTAGATTGGGTAATTATGCCTAGTCTTTACCTTTCTGGCATGATGAGTCAAACAGATTTTACTACAGCAGGCTATGTGATTTTTTGGAATTTTAATCGCCTGGAATTGTTGTCTGCGGCTGTAGTCTTGACTGGTGTACTGGCTTTGAGCAAAACCAAATCTAGCTGGAATCCTCAAGTTATTCTGTTTGCAGTTATGCTGCTGGCTATTACTCTGTTGGATACCTTTTTCCTGACTCCGCAAATGTGCGCTGTCGGAACTCATCTGAACTTGTTTGAAATAGCATCTGCAATTCCAGCGCCGATGAATTTACTACACGGTAGTTACTTTGTACTGGAAGCAGTCAAACTATTAGCAGGTGGAACACTTTTAAGTTGGTGCTGGCGACAACAAGTTTAG
- the secG gene encoding preprotein translocase subunit SecG: MTATTIVQIVWAVSAFGVIVLVLLHSPKGDGIAIGGQTQLFSSTKSAEDTLNRVTWALTVIFMGLTVVLSAGWLPK, from the coding sequence ATGACAGCTACAACTATTGTGCAAATTGTTTGGGCGGTTTCTGCCTTTGGTGTCATTGTTTTAGTGCTGCTACATAGCCCCAAAGGCGATGGAATTGCCATTGGTGGACAAACCCAATTATTCAGCAGCACCAAGAGTGCAGAAGACACCTTAAACCGAGTTACCTGGGCGCTGACGGTCATCTTTATGGGCTTAACAGTGGTTTTGAGTGCAGGTTGGCTACCTAAGTAA
- a CDS encoding DUF29 domain-containing protein: MGHLLKWEYQPEQRSRSCFLTIREQRRAIHRHLRQNPCLKSPIEAALLNGFEAGVDLALRETNLPLRTFPERCLYLFDDVMAENFLCDTRQDWEG; this comes from the coding sequence ATCGGTCATCTGTTGAAGTGGGAATATCAACCAGAACAACGCTCTCGCAGTTGCTTTTTAACAATTCGAGAACAGCGTCGCGCTATCCATAGGCATTTGCGACAGAACCCCTGCTTAAAGTCTCCCATAGAAGCAGCCTTGTTAAATGGCTTTGAAGCGGGAGTTGATTTAGCACTCCGAGAAACTAACTTACCATTACGCACTTTTCCAGAGCGTTGTCTGTATTTATTTGATGATGTTATGGCAGAGAATTTTCTTTGTGATACTCGTCAGGACTGGGAAGGATAG